The Bradyrhizobium barranii subsp. barranii genome segment ACGGGATTCCGGACTGGGCCAGCGAAGGCGAGGTCCGCACCACGCGGGTTCCGTTCAGAGTCACGGACGCCGAGAGTCAGATCGCCGCCGTACGGCAAGGACTCGGAATCACGACGCTGCCGTGTTTCGTCGGAGATGCCGACCCTCTGCTGGCGAGAGTGCCGGGCAGCGAACTGCACATGTACGGCACGCTTTGGCTTCTCACGCAGGGAGAGACCCGCAAGACGAAGCGCGTCCGGCTTTTCACCGAGTTCCTAGCCGGCAAACTCTCCACACACGCTCAGCTTCTTGCGGGTTTGACGAAGACGAGTCCGCGGACAAAGCCATGAAGGAGCAGCGCCGCCGCGGATAATGAAAAGATCAAACAGTCAACGCAGGGATCTTTAGACAAGCACTCCGGAACACGTGGACAAGCTCAAGCCCTGCCGATTGCGAATCCCTGACCCGTGCTAACCGCGCGGAACGGGCAGGCGTGCGGAAGGATTCGTCCCGGAAGGAGCGATCTCGATGCTGATGACGAAAGAACGGCGGCCGGCGATCCGTACGCTGCGCCGGTGGGCGATCAACGTGCTGCAGGAAGCTGGCGCCATCCGCGAGTGCGAAGAGCACGGGTGGATGCAGGACCGCGCCGACCCGCACGCTCGCGAGCGGGCCTTCGACATCGCACGTCGGGATTCGCCGGCCGATGTCGCTCCGGAGGAGGCCGTCGCCGAGATCCGCGATGTTCTGGATTCGATCGGCGGCACCTGCCCGGAGTGCCCGCCCGAGGCCGACTAAGCCGTCTTGTCCGTCATGCCGCGCTCGCAGCAAGCCGAGGCACGAAGGCGAATGAGTTCGATCCACGCCAGCGCGGCGTTGATCCATCTCTGCCGTTCAGCTCCATCGGCTTCGGCGGCGAGCTTCATGGCCGCAAACGCCTCGCGCTCGGGATCGTACTCGACGTTCATGGGCTGAAACATAATCGCGGATCGTAAACGATCACGCAGCGAGGCGACCGTAGGAATCCGGGGCCGCCACGACCGCGATCGCGGGCCTAACCCTCCGGAGCGTCTCGCCTCTCCTCCTATAATCTGTCGATGAGCCTCTCCCGAGGCTCTGGATCAGCGCTGCTACTGCAGAAGGCGATGCGGGTAGCCGCTGGCCGCCCCCGGACGGATCGCACTTTTCGCAAACGCGGCAAGGCGGGGCCTTGCGGGCTGACAAATTCCATCCATATACCATCTAATCAGATGGCACTGGGATGGTACTAACGATGGTCAGCAATGTGCACGAAATCCGACCAAAGCCCTCCGACTCGGAAAAAATCACGATCAATCTTGGCTTTGTCGATCTCGGTCAGGTCGATTTGATGGTGCAGGAAGGCTTCTACTCGAACCGCACGGATTTCATCCGGACCGCGATCCGCAACCAGCTCGAACGCCATGCCGACGTGGTCAAGCAGTCCACGGTGCGAAAGAGCCTGGACCTGGGCTTGCGAAACTACAGCCGCGAGGATCTCGAGGCGGCGCGGAGGGCGGGGGAGATGCTGCACATCAATGTTCTGGGTCTCGCCACCATCGCGCAGGACGTCACGCCCGAGCTTGCCCGCGCGACGATTGCATCGGTCTCTGTGCTCGGGGCCCTGCATGCCAGTCCGGCAGTCAAGTCCGCTCTCGCCGACAGAACGAGGTAAGGTCATGTTGAACCAGGACATCATTCGCGAAGCCACACGCCTCACACGCTCGGGCCAACTCGTCGAGGCCACCGCGCTGCTTCAGCGCATGCTTCGGGGCGAGAAAGAGCCGGGCGCTATCGCACCGACG includes the following:
- a CDS encoding CopG family transcriptional regulator; the protein is MVSNVHEIRPKPSDSEKITINLGFVDLGQVDLMVQEGFYSNRTDFIRTAIRNQLERHADVVKQSTVRKSLDLGLRNYSREDLEAARRAGEMLHINVLGLATIAQDVTPELARATIASVSVLGALHASPAVKSALADRTR